ATAACTTAAATCttacttaattttttagtataGCTTCTATGAACACATTGATGTATATCTgaagtataaaaatgtttgttGTAGTAATAATCAATGTGaacaatataataatatatgtatatttaatgATTTAGAATTtgatgatgatgaaaatgatgaTCTTGCTCTTATTTGCAAAAGATTTAATTGCATATTTGATAAATTGTTTACGTCATCAAAcattaaaacaaataaaaatgaaaattatcaTTTGGCATACTTAAACTATTGGCTAAATTAtgaattacataatataacTGCCGGCATTCCTGATCCAAATGACTTTTTTAGACGTATGAGGTCCCaaggtaataaaaaagacTCCTTGAGGAAATTATATGGAAAATTGTACCTTATAGAAGAAGATGAgttgaaaaatatgcactggttatttaatttatacgAGGATTATATTGAAAACAACATTACCAATGATAATACaaacgaagaaaattttgaacaatATACTAATCAGTGTGTTAGAAAGTACCAAGAACATGGAGTAAAATATC
Above is a window of Plasmodium cynomolgi strain B DNA, scaffold: 0350, whole genome shotgun sequence DNA encoding:
- a CDS encoding hypothetical protein (putative); this translates as MESLSCTDVPMNERYSFYEHIDVYLKYKNVCCSNNQCEQYNNICIFNDLEFDDDENDDLALICKRFNCIFDKLFTSSNIKTNKNENYHLAYLNYWLNYELHNITAGIPDPNDFFRRMRSQGNKKDSLRKLYGKLYLIEEDELKNMHWLFNLYEDYIENNITNDNTNEENFEQYTNQCVRKYQEHGVKYPKNMTPFCEALCAFKKKYKNIDLKISDVEVFENNEQIEIKGEDNFDIPTNIIIGTSVATVGVSSLFFLFYKVKNK